In Alkalihalobacillus sp. FSL W8-0930, a single window of DNA contains:
- a CDS encoding class I SAM-dependent methyltransferase, whose product MKDIFKSNLQKYADPTQYDALHELYQDDLLYIMEHASEIQSPIIDLACGTGRVTIPLSKQGLHVIGVDLHEGMLNRARKKAADAHLQIRFEQQDCTELDLQIKSPLIYMTGNSFQHFLTNESQDALLQSVGRHLEPGGEFVFDTRNPILAELSVVDISETVEVINGKRIEGKHTETYDHSTQVLHCVTEKIWKEEGVTLGTEKESISLRYTYPMELKRLLEAHGFEQVHLFGTWKKGAFAEDSPQMIVHCRKRSKPNKHIN is encoded by the coding sequence ATGAAAGATATATTCAAATCAAATCTCCAAAAATACGCGGACCCCACACAATACGATGCATTACATGAATTATATCAAGATGACCTGTTATACATAATGGAGCATGCGAGTGAGATACAATCCCCTATCATTGATCTTGCATGTGGAACGGGAAGAGTAACGATTCCGTTATCAAAGCAGGGTCTCCATGTTATTGGCGTTGATCTGCATGAAGGGATGTTAAACCGGGCTAGAAAAAAGGCTGCAGACGCTCATCTGCAAATTCGTTTTGAACAGCAGGATTGCACCGAGTTGGATCTTCAAATCAAATCTCCACTCATTTATATGACCGGTAATTCCTTTCAACACTTTTTGACGAATGAAAGTCAGGATGCTCTGCTTCAATCTGTAGGTCGACATTTAGAACCGGGTGGGGAATTTGTTTTTGATACGAGAAATCCAATTTTAGCTGAATTGAGTGTTGTTGATATAAGTGAAACGGTTGAAGTCATTAACGGAAAAAGGATAGAAGGAAAACATACAGAAACCTACGATCATTCTACACAAGTCTTACATTGCGTAACGGAGAAGATTTGGAAGGAGGAAGGAGTGACTTTAGGGACAGAAAAAGAATCGATCTCCTTACGTTATACGTACCCGATGGAGCTTAAAAGATTACTAGAAGCTCATGGATTTGAACAGGTTCATTTGTTTGGTACGTGGAAGAAGGGAGCGTTCGCTGAGGATAGTCCGCAGATGATTGTTCATTGTAGGAAAAGATCAAAGCCAAATAAGCATATCAATTAA
- a CDS encoding zinc-dependent alcohol dehydrogenase has protein sequence MKAVTYQGPNEVHVSHVDDAKLEKKDDIIVKITSTAICGSDLHLYQGNMPLPKGYVIGHEPMGIVEEVGPEVTRVKKGDRVVVPFNVSCGQCFYCHHEMESQCDNSNPHYDSGGYFGYTEKFGNHPGGQAEYLKVPFGNFTPFRIPESCELEDESLLFLSDVLPTAYWSVLNAGVKKDDTVIVLGCGPVGLMAQKFAWMQGAKRVIAVDYLDYRMAQAKKMNNVEVYEFTKYPDMGEHLKEITHGGADVVIDCVGMDGKKSPLEYIEQKLKLQGGTLGPIQIATKAVRKFGTVQLTGVYGSNYNLFPLGAFWIRNINLKMGQAPVIHLMPELFTKIMNGEFDPKEIITHKLSLDEASHGYRIFNDHKDDCIKVILKP, from the coding sequence GTGAAAGCAGTCACGTATCAAGGTCCAAATGAGGTGCACGTTAGCCATGTGGATGACGCAAAGCTTGAGAAGAAAGATGATATTATTGTAAAAATTACATCTACAGCGATATGCGGATCGGATTTGCATTTATATCAAGGAAATATGCCGTTGCCTAAGGGATATGTCATTGGTCACGAGCCTATGGGTATTGTAGAAGAGGTTGGGCCTGAGGTAACAAGAGTAAAAAAGGGAGATCGAGTGGTTGTTCCTTTTAACGTCTCTTGCGGTCAGTGTTTTTATTGTCATCATGAGATGGAAAGTCAGTGTGATAACTCAAATCCTCATTATGATTCAGGTGGGTACTTTGGATATACGGAGAAGTTTGGGAATCATCCAGGTGGGCAGGCGGAGTATTTAAAAGTCCCCTTTGGAAACTTCACTCCATTCCGCATTCCAGAGTCATGTGAGCTAGAAGATGAGTCGTTATTGTTTTTATCAGATGTATTGCCTACAGCATATTGGAGTGTTCTAAACGCTGGCGTGAAAAAGGATGATACCGTCATTGTTTTGGGTTGTGGTCCTGTAGGGTTAATGGCTCAAAAGTTTGCGTGGATGCAAGGGGCTAAAAGGGTTATTGCGGTTGATTACCTTGATTATCGGATGGCGCAAGCGAAGAAAATGAATAATGTGGAAGTGTATGAATTCACAAAATATCCGGATATGGGTGAACACCTAAAAGAGATCACTCATGGTGGAGCAGACGTTGTCATCGATTGTGTGGGGATGGATGGGAAGAAATCTCCGTTAGAATATATTGAGCAAAAACTGAAGCTACAAGGCGGTACATTGGGTCCGATTCAGATTGCTACAAAGGCTGTCCGTAAATTTGGAACCGTTCAGTTAACAGGCGTATACGGAAGTAATTACAATCTCTTTCCGCTTGGAGCCTTTTGGATTAGAAACATAAACTTGAAGATGGGTCAGGCGCCAGTCATTCATTTAATGCCAGAGCTCTTTACGAAGATTATGAATGGGGAGTTTGATCCAAAGGAAATTATTACGCATAAACTCTCACTCGATGAAGCAAGCCACGGGTATCGTATCTTTAACGATCATAAGGATGATTGTATTAAAGTTATTTTAAAGCCTTAG
- a CDS encoding PAS domain-containing protein — protein MINTITNKELLFKALDYTRAGVLITDPQLEDNPIIYANQGFYEMTGYAASEIIGQNCRFLQGEETDLNEVKRLRESILANESCTVTLYNYKKSGEGFWNSLTVDHLYVEEEEKHFFIGVQKDVTREKEIERELLGSQQEIASLACPIVPVFKGVAVLPLIGKVNQERFNHILTVTTEEIVERRLTTIIADLSGVTNANDFLLADLVTLKDVIRMQGANLIITGMSSTIAMDILQTRDLLYNNLQTAGSVQEVIQTLIEKEKEKLD, from the coding sequence ATGATTAACACTATTACTAACAAAGAACTTCTATTCAAAGCATTAGACTACACGAGAGCCGGTGTATTAATCACAGATCCTCAGCTAGAAGACAATCCGATTATATACGCAAACCAAGGATTCTATGAGATGACAGGATACGCAGCATCTGAAATTATTGGTCAAAATTGTCGCTTCCTTCAGGGAGAAGAAACCGACTTAAATGAAGTGAAAAGGCTACGTGAATCCATTTTAGCGAACGAGTCCTGCACGGTCACTTTATACAACTACAAAAAGTCAGGCGAAGGCTTTTGGAACAGCTTGACGGTTGACCATTTGTACGTTGAAGAAGAAGAGAAACATTTCTTTATTGGTGTGCAAAAGGACGTGACTCGAGAGAAAGAGATTGAACGAGAGCTGCTTGGCTCACAGCAGGAAATCGCGAGTCTTGCCTGTCCGATCGTTCCCGTATTTAAGGGTGTAGCCGTCCTGCCGTTAATTGGAAAAGTGAATCAAGAGCGCTTTAACCACATCTTAACTGTCACAACAGAAGAAATTGTGGAGCGCAGGCTAACGACTATTATTGCCGATTTGTCTGGTGTCACCAATGCCAATGACTTCCTGTTAGCAGATTTAGTTACGCTTAAAGATGTCATTCGTATGCAAGGAGCGAACCTAATCATTACCGGTATGTCTTCAACAATTGCCATGGATATACTACAGACGAGGGATCTGCTTTATAATAATTTGCAAACTGCTGGCTCTGTTCAAGAAGTGATTCAGACCTTAATTGAAAAAGAAAAAGAAAAACTCGACTGA
- a CDS encoding ROK family protein, whose amino-acid sequence MGTNMIRKQNLDLVKRIMFSNRKMVASEIGKETGLSVVTTNSLIKELLKDQVIMEGEVIQPPMGRPAIEYVFNADQTHSLLLSIQNNRSNLCIVAKVVNLYGEEKQEWQMDYTEVSLDKLIAAILHCLHTSDTNIDNIALSIPGKVFHDEVTSSWGQQFTGWRIKEVLASHTDVPISIQNDAHLTTIGYFIRCNEQLAGTIVGIYFPKESSPGITIFSNHTLIEGNLGLAGEGKYLPFLMDKNPPQTDQELVDAISEVISFYNAALAPNYIVISSIHLSEELVVDALERNGQLRQHPNKPTILIDTKFQESMTSGLRWLANENTPYRL is encoded by the coding sequence TTGGGTACAAATATGATTCGCAAGCAGAACCTAGACCTTGTCAAACGCATTATGTTCTCTAACCGAAAGATGGTTGCTTCCGAAATAGGGAAAGAAACCGGTCTAAGTGTTGTGACAACGAACTCGTTAATCAAGGAGCTTTTAAAAGATCAAGTCATAATGGAAGGAGAAGTCATTCAACCGCCAATGGGCAGACCTGCAATTGAGTACGTATTTAATGCAGATCAAACCCATTCGCTGTTACTTTCAATTCAAAACAATCGATCGAATCTTTGTATTGTAGCCAAGGTTGTTAATCTATACGGAGAAGAGAAACAAGAATGGCAGATGGATTATACGGAGGTATCATTAGACAAATTAATAGCCGCCATTTTACATTGTTTACATACTAGCGATACAAACATAGATAACATCGCATTATCCATCCCTGGAAAGGTATTTCATGATGAGGTTACATCCAGCTGGGGTCAACAATTTACTGGATGGCGCATTAAAGAGGTATTAGCAAGCCATACGGATGTCCCTATCTCTATTCAAAATGATGCGCATCTTACAACTATCGGTTATTTTATAAGATGTAACGAGCAGTTGGCTGGGACGATTGTCGGGATCTATTTCCCAAAAGAGAGTTCGCCAGGTATTACGATCTTTAGTAATCATACGTTGATTGAAGGGAATTTAGGTTTAGCTGGAGAGGGGAAATATCTGCCGTTTCTAATGGATAAGAACCCGCCGCAAACGGATCAAGAATTAGTTGATGCCATTTCTGAAGTGATTTCTTTCTATAATGCAGCGCTTGCTCCAAATTATATTGTCATTTCGTCCATCCATTTATCAGAGGAGCTGGTTGTTGATGCATTAGAAAGAAATGGCCAATTACGGCAACATCCCAACAAACCTACGATCTTGATTGATACCAAATTCCAAGAGAGTATGACCTCTGGCTTACGCTGGTTAGCAAATGAGAATACACCTTATCGGTTATAA
- a CDS encoding MFS transporter — protein sequence MKRLVWLACFAYLLTGIGHIILGSVLEPLIDHYDVTYSDGGQLIMNQFFGFLVGVLFTPFLIKKWGRRTTLLLAMTLFATVQLSLYSLIPWNSLLMIIPFSGAGFGIIETLLAGMIVAELKEKKASIMVLTELCFGIGALTIPLIAAFLIATGEWNSIFLFVSILVSISFFLWLLVRVGQYEYILRKKPKMPSGSQMIKKTYTKPTRPLLILGSVFFFLYVGLEMTFPNYLPTIMAMTSDLSNATVALSITVFWGAMTVGRLLMIFIVNRFRIWNLFMGMVVGQMVSIGLFALSPNATFSFIVIFIAGILMGGIFSLGLLVINGGIPGLEDRTTSILIAMGGLGGALLPKFAGNLLDEYPVHVTLWVMFAFSVVMSLLLFFIHLAYKKLHVDDSPVLTEETHSKNLQI from the coding sequence ATGAAACGTTTAGTTTGGTTAGCCTGTTTTGCCTATTTACTAACAGGCATTGGTCACATCATCCTAGGAAGTGTGTTAGAACCATTAATTGATCATTATGATGTGACCTATAGCGACGGTGGTCAACTTATCATGAATCAATTCTTTGGTTTTCTGGTTGGTGTTCTTTTTACCCCGTTCCTTATTAAAAAGTGGGGAAGAAGAACAACTCTATTGCTCGCCATGACCCTCTTTGCAACGGTTCAGCTTTCACTTTATTCCTTAATTCCGTGGAACTCACTTCTTATGATTATCCCATTTAGTGGAGCCGGGTTCGGGATCATTGAAACATTACTCGCTGGGATGATCGTTGCAGAGCTTAAAGAGAAAAAGGCTTCTATCATGGTCCTGACAGAATTATGTTTTGGGATTGGGGCTTTAACAATCCCGTTAATTGCTGCTTTCTTAATCGCTACAGGTGAATGGAATTCGATCTTCTTATTTGTCTCAATCTTAGTCAGCATAAGCTTTTTCCTATGGTTGTTAGTTAGAGTTGGCCAGTATGAATACATTCTTCGGAAAAAACCTAAGATGCCTTCAGGTAGTCAAATGATTAAAAAAACATATACAAAACCAACACGCCCCCTATTAATCTTGGGATCAGTCTTTTTCTTTTTATATGTTGGACTTGAAATGACGTTCCCTAATTACTTACCGACAATTATGGCAATGACATCAGATTTATCAAATGCTACTGTCGCTCTGAGTATCACGGTTTTTTGGGGAGCTATGACTGTTGGGCGGTTACTGATGATCTTTATCGTGAATCGCTTTAGGATATGGAACTTATTTATGGGGATGGTTGTCGGTCAGATGGTGAGCATTGGGTTGTTTGCTCTTTCTCCAAACGCTACATTCAGTTTCATCGTAATCTTTATTGCTGGTATTCTTATGGGTGGAATCTTCTCATTAGGGCTTCTAGTTATTAATGGGGGTATCCCTGGTTTAGAGGACCGTACGACCAGTATTTTAATCGCCATGGGTGGCTTGGGTGGCGCACTACTCCCTAAATTTGCAGGGAACCTGTTAGATGAATATCCAGTCCATGTGACTTTATGGGTTATGTTTGCTTTTTCTGTCGTAATGAGTCTCCTTCTCTTCTTCATACACCTTGCATACAAAAAACTACATGTAGACGATTCACCTGTATTGACTGAGGAGACCCATTCAAAAAACCTTCAAATCTAA
- a CDS encoding HAD-IIB family hydrolase, which yields MIKLIVTDLDGTFLNNHHTFNKEYFVRVHDQLKEKGMTFVACTGKQCERVEALFDGIGEDIWILGDSATRIKKAGQVIKDFTIEHGIAMQAINEIDAFASDVSIIACTRNAAYVHSSINEGAYKMVRGSYEKVIKVDHFTEIEGEVLKITVYDDKGRSSHLRKHVESSLLNQIYIVDSEANWLDITALGVHKGETVKVIQSMLNVSKEETVSFGDGENDVELMDIASYSFAVNNACENTKRAAQYVMKLTNDQDGVLHTIEALLNLNEK from the coding sequence ATGATAAAATTAATAGTCACTGATTTAGATGGAACATTCCTTAACAATCATCACACGTTCAACAAAGAGTATTTCGTAAGGGTTCATGACCAACTAAAAGAAAAAGGAATGACATTTGTAGCATGCACAGGAAAGCAATGCGAACGTGTAGAGGCCCTGTTTGATGGGATTGGTGAGGACATCTGGATTTTAGGGGATAGTGCAACAAGGATTAAGAAAGCAGGTCAGGTTATAAAAGATTTTACAATTGAGCATGGAATTGCAATGCAAGCGATTAATGAAATTGATGCATTCGCATCTGATGTATCCATTATTGCTTGTACGAGAAACGCTGCCTATGTTCATTCTTCCATTAATGAGGGCGCATACAAAATGGTAAGAGGCTCATATGAAAAGGTCATAAAAGTAGATCATTTTACTGAAATCGAAGGCGAAGTATTAAAAATTACGGTGTATGATGATAAGGGCAGAAGCTCTCATCTACGAAAGCACGTTGAATCTTCCCTACTCAACCAAATCTATATTGTAGATTCAGAAGCAAATTGGTTAGATATTACTGCATTAGGGGTTCATAAGGGAGAAACAGTGAAAGTTATTCAATCTATGCTAAACGTCTCAAAAGAAGAAACCGTTTCCTTTGGTGACGGAGAGAATGATGTAGAGCTAATGGATATTGCGTCATACAGCTTTGCCGTTAATAATGCTTGTGAGAATACAAAGCGAGCTGCTCAGTACGTTATGAAGCTCACAAATGATCAAGATGGGGTCTTACACACGATTGAAGCATTATTAAATCTTAATGAAAAGTAG
- a CDS encoding ABC transporter ATP-binding protein: protein MLSVNQVSGGYLNRKIIKDITFDIQPGEIVGLIGLNGAGKSTTIRHMTGVLKPHSGEITIDKQDWMSQREKLAHIPDKPELYPNLTITEHFQFIKRIYHLKEDDYLNHLIDRYSLSSHMNKYPHALSKGTQQKVSIISALIANPTYLVVDEPFMGLDPQGLKFFKEDLIRLKDEGCGLIISTHMLTIAERLCNRIIVLHRGRQLRYSDRSYLRPEDLSETDLEELFFSLTEAAE, encoded by the coding sequence ATGTTGAGTGTAAACCAAGTGAGTGGGGGTTATCTAAATCGTAAAATCATTAAAGACATCACTTTCGATATTCAGCCTGGTGAAATTGTTGGATTAATTGGTTTAAATGGTGCTGGGAAAAGCACAACCATTCGTCACATGACAGGCGTACTGAAACCTCACAGTGGAGAGATAACCATTGATAAGCAAGATTGGATGAGTCAAAGAGAGAAACTCGCGCATATTCCGGATAAGCCAGAGTTGTATCCGAATCTAACCATTACTGAACACTTTCAATTCATTAAAAGGATCTACCACTTAAAAGAGGATGACTATCTTAACCACTTAATTGATCGATACTCACTGAGTTCTCATATGAACAAATATCCTCATGCATTATCAAAGGGTACACAGCAAAAAGTTTCCATTATCAGCGCATTGATTGCAAATCCAACCTATCTTGTAGTCGATGAGCCATTTATGGGGCTTGATCCTCAAGGATTAAAATTCTTCAAAGAAGATCTAATTAGACTTAAAGACGAAGGATGTGGTCTGATCATTTCCACACATATGTTAACGATTGCAGAGCGTTTATGTAATAGAATCATTGTTTTACATAGAGGAAGGCAGCTGCGTTATAGTGATCGATCATATCTTCGTCCGGAGGATCTTAGTGAGACTGATTTAGAAGAACTATTTTTCTCGCTCACAGAGGCGGCAGAATGA
- a CDS encoding ABC transporter permease, with amino-acid sequence MKELFIERYQQSMRQSMKLLTKAFSHSGVFGVVPFAMLLMYVVVMFLRDESYESYYHSIVLTGIFFLFVLNKGIISFINRYDEIYLAPKIMHMRGYFRCIIAFNIGIQSVKVTVFTVFLYYVYSLGLGEFMALFVLMQLVGMLHILSLILMISISSKRPTLLSFVYHLSLIVSFVFLLEAPSLFIMIAVAGILLIGILFHKHLIFPIHSWQRLIVSQERSVRLALLLLSSVIDVKTTTRSWNLVPLWFFEKKEDPMVYFLLRSAVRGTEVGRHFVRVILVMSLLTFFVNNMIVLIPLLALALYFNSVQFNQGLNQAGYIPVHYPIQERQVESAKDHLKMRAILVQSVIVVVVFGLKYI; translated from the coding sequence ATGAAGGAGTTATTTATTGAACGATATCAGCAGTCTATGCGACAAAGCATGAAGCTACTGACAAAAGCATTCAGTCATAGTGGGGTATTTGGTGTGGTTCCTTTTGCAATGCTTCTAATGTATGTTGTGGTGATGTTTTTACGAGACGAGAGCTATGAATCATATTATCATTCCATCGTCCTTACAGGAATCTTTTTTCTTTTTGTACTCAACAAAGGAATTATAAGCTTTATTAATCGATATGATGAGATTTATCTGGCTCCTAAAATCATGCATATGCGCGGATACTTTCGCTGCATAATTGCTTTTAATATCGGTATACAAAGCGTAAAAGTTACTGTATTCACCGTGTTTCTGTATTATGTCTACTCTTTAGGGCTAGGAGAATTCATGGCTTTATTTGTCCTTATGCAATTAGTAGGGATGCTGCATATCCTTTCGCTTATCCTCATGATAAGCATCAGTTCAAAAAGACCAACTCTTCTATCTTTTGTATATCACCTTAGTCTGATCGTTAGCTTTGTGTTTTTACTCGAAGCTCCCTCACTATTCATCATGATAGCAGTTGCGGGCATTCTACTTATAGGCATTCTTTTTCATAAACATCTGATCTTTCCAATTCATTCCTGGCAGAGACTGATTGTTTCTCAGGAGAGAAGCGTAAGGCTTGCTTTATTGCTTTTAAGTAGTGTGATAGATGTAAAGACGACCACGCGTTCTTGGAATCTCGTACCATTATGGTTTTTTGAGAAAAAAGAAGATCCAATGGTTTATTTTTTACTACGATCTGCGGTCAGAGGGACGGAAGTGGGACGGCACTTTGTTCGTGTCATCTTAGTCATGAGTCTACTCACCTTTTTTGTGAATAACATGATCGTTCTCATTCCTTTGTTGGCGCTAGCTCTTTATTTTAATTCGGTTCAATTTAACCAGGGGTTGAATCAAGCTGGATACATTCCAGTGCATTATCCTATTCAAGAAAGACAAGTAGAATCAGCAAAAGATCATCTGAAGATGAGAGCCATCTTAGTACAATCAGTCATTGTTGTAGTAGTTTTTGGATTAAAATATATATGA
- a CDS encoding TIM barrel protein, with amino-acid sequence MSYLSLTSWSLNRLLGPLHWTKWDDVNQTIVTQVSPQLEVHTLLELPGLLAEKGFEAMEIIHPHFPSVDEEYLQALRSAVEHAGIQFDTLLLDYGDITSENPTRLEADITFIKKWITIASKVGAANIRVVGGDAHPNNEERLAFAAEQLTQLAMFGKKKGLHVITENFHSLTSTAENCLYLNEHSSINGLISDFGNFSAESKLSSLRKTLPHSKSIHVKAQTNEDGTMNKTELINCLDIVSELNYSGPLTLVYDGPGDMWEGIAEVRKVVSSYL; translated from the coding sequence ATGAGCTATCTGTCATTAACATCCTGGAGCTTAAATAGACTTCTAGGGCCTTTACATTGGACCAAGTGGGATGATGTGAACCAAACAATTGTTACTCAAGTATCTCCCCAGCTAGAAGTTCACACTTTATTAGAGCTTCCTGGTCTTTTAGCTGAAAAAGGGTTTGAAGCAATGGAGATTATCCATCCTCACTTCCCCTCAGTAGATGAAGAATACCTTCAAGCATTACGTTCCGCAGTGGAGCATGCAGGGATTCAATTTGATACTCTTCTATTAGACTATGGAGACATTACCAGTGAGAATCCAACAAGACTTGAAGCAGATATCACTTTTATAAAGAAGTGGATTACCATTGCTTCTAAAGTTGGTGCCGCAAACATTCGAGTAGTGGGCGGGGATGCTCATCCCAATAACGAAGAGCGACTTGCCTTTGCTGCCGAGCAGTTAACGCAATTAGCCATGTTCGGAAAGAAAAAAGGCCTTCATGTGATTACCGAAAATTTTCATTCCTTAACTTCAACCGCTGAAAATTGTTTGTATCTAAATGAGCACTCTTCGATTAATGGTCTCATTTCAGATTTTGGTAACTTCTCTGCTGAATCCAAGTTATCCTCTCTACGAAAAACGCTACCACATAGTAAATCCATTCATGTGAAGGCTCAGACAAACGAAGATGGAACAATGAATAAGACAGAGTTAATTAATTGTCTTGATATCGTTTCAGAGTTAAATTATTCAGGGCCGTTAACACTTGTTTACGATGGACCTGGAGACATGTGGGAAGGAATTGCCGAAGTTAGAAAAGTGGTTTCATCGTACTTATAA
- a CDS encoding metalloregulator ArsR/SmtB family transcription factor, which produces MEPIDVFKALSNETRLNILKWLKHPEDNFPKQGAHIPKDVEFVGGVCVGDIKEKANVSQSTVSSYLNMMQKAGLLESYRYGQWTYYRRNEKTIDDIRNYFKLEF; this is translated from the coding sequence ATGGAACCTATTGATGTTTTTAAAGCATTGTCGAATGAAACACGGCTTAATATCCTGAAATGGTTAAAACACCCGGAGGATAACTTTCCAAAACAGGGAGCTCATATCCCAAAGGATGTAGAGTTTGTTGGAGGAGTATGCGTTGGTGACATCAAAGAGAAAGCCAATGTCTCTCAGTCCACTGTTTCTAGTTACTTAAACATGATGCAGAAGGCTGGATTGTTAGAGTCATACCGGTATGGACAATGGACATACTATAGAAGAAATGAAAAGACGATAGACGATATTAGAAATTACTTTAAACTAGAATTCTAA
- a CDS encoding DMT family transporter has protein sequence MRYIAYIFALIAGAALSLEGAIYAELGNTIGKLETSFYNFLFGSIIVGLLWLFFGKGKISYVTEAPKWSLLGGLLGVVYLTVIVISVPLVGVGITMVSVILGQLITSMVIEHFGWFGISRMRINKEKILSVVCMIIALILVF, from the coding sequence ATGCGTTATATTGCTTACATTTTTGCTTTAATTGCTGGTGCTGCTCTTAGTTTAGAAGGAGCCATCTATGCTGAATTAGGAAATACAATTGGAAAATTGGAAACGAGTTTCTATAACTTTCTTTTTGGGTCCATCATTGTTGGTCTATTATGGTTGTTTTTCGGAAAAGGTAAAATTTCGTATGTGACTGAGGCTCCGAAGTGGTCGTTATTAGGAGGTTTATTAGGAGTTGTTTATTTAACAGTGATTGTTATTAGCGTTCCATTAGTAGGAGTAGGTATAACAATGGTCTCCGTCATTTTAGGTCAATTAATAACAAGTATGGTTATTGAGCATTTTGGATGGTTTGGTATCAGCAGAATGAGAATTAACAAAGAGAAGATTCTTTCTGTTGTTTGTATGATCATAGCTCTTATTCTAGTTTTTTAA